The following are encoded together in the Conger conger chromosome 11, fConCon1.1, whole genome shotgun sequence genome:
- the LOC133140817 gene encoding uncharacterized protein LOC133140817 isoform X2: MSEVQKAPENCQSEPGLHPSPQEGMKVLQTEVLHPATPTDRTVGQKKVSSRNWWSAKPTYIALLFLLLVPTVNFNPIPARKCALCRDPQCAAHRLKICRGDNCTWLDRTLGIKNCSKDNLKPDEPCQLMNGSLVVQSDQPISFEGMKAIPSKNVLCADLDLSPGPKSLLGQSMNTTANTTTPDTGLHRAAIGWSAGGVDIRVVIGVLIVIAVIIGIIVWKCGKRCCQRLGRMGGPQNAAPPDGNIIALGRSSYPEQRTVY; encoded by the exons ATGTCGGAGGTCCAGAAAGCTCCTGAAAACTGTCAGTCAGAGCCTGGGTTACACCCTTCGCCTCAAGAGGGTATGAAGGTCCTGCAAACGGAAGTTCTGCACCCTGCCACCCCCACAGATAGGACTGTGGGGCAGAAGAAGGTGTCCTCCAGGAATTGGTGGAGTGCAAAGCCCACGT ACATCGCCCTCCTGTTCCTGTTATTGGTACCTACCGTTAACTTCAATCCGATCCCTGCAA GGAAGTGTGCACTCTGCCGGGACCCACAATGCGCAGCACACCGCCTCAAAATATGCAGAGGTGATAACTGCACATGGCTGGACAGAACGTTGGGAATCAAAAACTGCAGCAAGGACAACCTGAAGCCAGATGAGCCGTGTCAGCTGATGAACGGAAGCCTTGTGGTGCAGTCTGACCAGCCCATTTCCTTTGAAGGCATGAAGGCTATCCCCTCCAAGAATGTGC TCTGCGCTGATCTTGACCTGTCTCCCGGACCCAAGTCTCTCCTCG GCCAATCGATGAACACTACCGCCAACACCACGACCCCAGACACCGGGCTTC ATCGTGCTGCAATTGGGTGGAGTGCAGGAG GTGTTGACATCCGTGTCGTTATCGGGGTCCTTATCGTTATCGCTGTCATTATTGGTATCATCGTATGGAAGTGTGGAAAAAG GTGTTGCCAAAGACTGGGCAGGATGGGTGGTCCTCAGAACGCTGCGCCTCCTGATGGGAACATTATTGCATtaggcagaagctcttatccagagcaacgtacagtttattag
- the LOC133140817 gene encoding uncharacterized protein LOC133140817 isoform X1 has translation MSEVQKAPENCQSEPGLHPSPQEGMKVLQTEVLHPATPTDRTVGQKKVSSRNWWSAKPTYIALLFLLLVPTVNFNPIPARKCALCRDPQCAAHRLKICRGDNCTWLDRTLGIKNCSKDNLKPDEPCQLMNGSLVVQSDQPISFEGMKAIPSKNVLCADLDLSPGPKSLLGQSMNTTANTTTPDTGLHRAAIGWSAGGVDIRVVIGVLIVIAVIIGIIVWKCGKSSPATGPPCTSTDYKFASSLGTVFSDLFIVLLAGSTCMDFACFDYAPGIRLE, from the exons ATGTCGGAGGTCCAGAAAGCTCCTGAAAACTGTCAGTCAGAGCCTGGGTTACACCCTTCGCCTCAAGAGGGTATGAAGGTCCTGCAAACGGAAGTTCTGCACCCTGCCACCCCCACAGATAGGACTGTGGGGCAGAAGAAGGTGTCCTCCAGGAATTGGTGGAGTGCAAAGCCCACGT ACATCGCCCTCCTGTTCCTGTTATTGGTACCTACCGTTAACTTCAATCCGATCCCTGCAA GGAAGTGTGCACTCTGCCGGGACCCACAATGCGCAGCACACCGCCTCAAAATATGCAGAGGTGATAACTGCACATGGCTGGACAGAACGTTGGGAATCAAAAACTGCAGCAAGGACAACCTGAAGCCAGATGAGCCGTGTCAGCTGATGAACGGAAGCCTTGTGGTGCAGTCTGACCAGCCCATTTCCTTTGAAGGCATGAAGGCTATCCCCTCCAAGAATGTGC TCTGCGCTGATCTTGACCTGTCTCCCGGACCCAAGTCTCTCCTCG GCCAATCGATGAACACTACCGCCAACACCACGACCCCAGACACCGGGCTTC ATCGTGCTGCAATTGGGTGGAGTGCAGGAG GTGTTGACATCCGTGTCGTTATCGGGGTCCTTATCGTTATCGCTGTCATTATTGGTATCATCGTATGGAAGTGTGGAAAAAG ctctcctgctaccggacctccctgcacgtctaccgactacaagtttgcctcttccctcggcaccgtgttttctgatttgtttattgttttattggctggatctacatgtatggactttgcttgttttgactacgctcctgggattcgtcttgaataa